A genomic segment from Gavia stellata isolate bGavSte3 chromosome 4, bGavSte3.hap2, whole genome shotgun sequence encodes:
- the LOC104252779 gene encoding uncharacterized protein LOC104252779: MVALPLFLFFVLLPCSESQEDFLDQHQKWNYREGADKVNIEGINSITQTLEKWGNGIFWQMKHTLLNNPNALLPEFSSLRPVSAAVDNLVREVQSIRKRLEELNERLNVISKTVLPIRLNALQSQRRGNTQLRRLPMHRRRLYARRRPQRS; the protein is encoded by the exons ATGGTggctcttcctcttttcctcttctttgtcCTCTTGCCCTGCAGTGAATCCCAGGAGGACTTTCTGGACCAGCATCAGAAATGGAACTACAGAGAAGGTG CTGACAAGGTCAACATAGAAGGCATTAACAGCATTACTCAAACACTTGAGAAATGGGGAAATGGCATCTTCTGGCAAATGAAACACACCCTGCTCAACAACCCAAATGCTTTACTGCCCGAGTTCTCCAG TCTCCGTCCTGTCTCCGCAGCTGTGGACAATCTCGTGAGGGAAGTCCAGTCTATAAGGAAAAGGCTAGAAGAACTGAATGAACGTCTCAATGTCATCAGCAAAACTGTCCTTCCCATCCGACTGaatgctctgcagagccagagGCGTGGAAATACTCAGCTGCGGAGACTTCCGATGCATAGGAGAAGGTTGTATGCTCGCAGGAGACCTCAGAGGAGTTGA